ATCAGCAATTCACGGATCACCTTCCGGTCCAACAGACGGTGATCCCGCTGATTATAGTAGCTCAGCAAGCAGTCATAACAGGCGGCTTCGCATTCTTCTTCGGCGTGTTGTGCTTTTTGTTGGTCGATTCCGGTTTCAGGATCAAAATGACAAATTTCCAGGGCTGTTCTTGCTATAGCAATAAATGCAGTCGGATCTTTAATGAGCTGCCGCAGCACACCGGCGCCGCCTTCTGCCGCTTCATAGAACAGAATGACCCTGCGCTCGTCACCCGAAGGAAGTGCTTCAGCGGCCAGTTCACTGTCCTCCAATTGGTAGACAACCTGGATCGCTTTTTTGATAGCCGCGGTCAACGATGCCATTTGTTCCACTTCGAGCGCCTCAGCAGGTTCAAAAAGCAGGGAATTCTTGTGATCTTCAACATACGGGATGACCCGTTTGGTCCTGTTCCCCATGGGATCTTCGGCGTCGTCTTCCAGGGCGGTATTATTTTTCCAATACCCTTGTTCCAAATCCAGCACGAAACCCGGTTGCGATTGCTCCTGGCGGTGACGCCACCCCAGGTTGATGCGCCAGATGGTTGCGGCATCGCCGTAGGCTAGTTTTGCTAGCGGAATGCCGCCATCCGCCGATACGATCTCAGCCTGCTGGATTTGCATTTCACCGTTATCGTGATGGAAGCGCATGGCTGTCTGGATTTCATAGCCTAAGCGGAAACGCTCTTCCTCATCGGAGTTTATGCGGTCTCTGCGTTTGGTGGATACATTTTGCATCCGATATAACGACGATAAATAATTCGTAAGCGGCTCTTTGCAGCGCTCGCAAAGGTCCAGGCCATCACCAGTGATAATCGGATGCAAATAGCCGCACGCCGGGCACATTTTGACGCGCTCGGTCGCCAACAATTCATCATCCGATTCCTTGTCTGAAATCTGCATGATGACGCGGTTGATAACATACCGTGAGCCTTCATGGTAGACAATCGAACGCGGCCCAAATTCGGAGATTGCCATGAAACGCGGGCGGGATAAATACTCTCCTTCGTCCGTGCGTACCCTGCGAGCAGGAATATAGGCCGATAACGGCAGCCGCGGAAAGTTATACCCGGGCAAGAAGCCTTCGCTGGCAAAATAGCGATAGCTGTAAAAATCGGACTGGGCGATATTTTTGCTATCCAATAATAGCTCAATCTGGCTTTCCGCCTCGCGCCGCAGCCTGCGCGCCCGATCCCGATCCAATGCTGGCCGTGAGGCATCCGAAATAATTCGTTCCTGTTGCTGTTTTTGTTTCAAGGCTGCACGATATAAATCGCGCCAACGTTCGCAGGCTGCCTGAAAACGTTCGGGGATCTGGATCAGCACTTTATTGAGCCAATCTTGCGAATACCAATCGGTATCGGATAGGTTAGCTTCCAAATTCGATATCATGCCAGCGGAACGCTGGCGGGTGCGCGAAATCGCGCTGGCGTCTGCTAAAGCATCCTTTATCTCAGCAATTAAATCCAGTGAGGGGGGATCACCTGCCAATTCCAGAATATCTTTTAACGATTGGCCCAATTTTTGATGGGTTTCCGCTAACCAAATGGCATGGATGTGCGCCTGAAGAAGATCATCATTGGCAAGTTCGATTCGCGGCGGCTGAACTACGCCTGCCACCATGCGCGCTTGCCGTTTGAAGAAATATTGATCGTGTGGGCTACCTTTGGCGCAATAGGTAAAGACTAAAGCGGGTTGTCCGCTGCGCCCGGCGCGCCCGGAACGTTGCGCATAATTAGCAGGTGTGGGGGGCACATTGCGCATATTGACAACATTCAACTGGGAAATATCAATACCCAACTCCATCGTGGGTGAACAATACATGATGGGGAGTTTCCCGGCGCGAAATTCATTCTCCCGAAGTTCCCTTTTATCATAGGGGACCTGGGCGGTATGTTCCCGAGCGCGTAAACCTTTCAGGTCATCCAACACACTCTTGTAAAAGCGCACAAAAAACGGGTTGGCATTGCCTCCGCTTTCAGGTAATTGGGGCATTCGAATGGGATCATGAAACGGGGTCGAGCCATCACTGGCTTTCCAAATAATAGCGGCTGCTTTGAGTTGAAATCCCCCTACATCATCTTCGGTAGCGGGTTGATCCACTTTTTCGACAATCCCCGCAATCCGCAGCGCATCCAAAAGATCTCGAATAATCTGCTCCCGGTTCACCAGATCCAATTTTTGATTATAGGCATCAAAAGTCCCCGGTCGATTTAAGAACAACCCGAATCCACCGCGGGCCGATAAATACACGTTGCCGCCATAGTCGCTGGCCTTTCGGCTGCGCGGGTACAAAATGGCTGCCGATTCGGGTTTTTCATTTTCGTCGATCGCCCAGGGAGAAATTAATCGCTGTTGACTGCGTTGTTGAATTCGCTCCAGTGCGTTCCTGTCCAGGTAGCTTACCTGGATGGCAAGTTCCCTGCGCATATAATCCAGCAAAGTCTGGGCAACCTTTTGACGGGTTGTCGCACTGGCAGTTGTGAGGGCCGGGTGCTTGTTTTCCCAGACATCATCCGCAGCACAAACATCTTCGAGTGACAAATACTGGATCTGCAGCAGCCCGCATTGTTCAAGGTTCGGCGTCATCACGCGCCAGCCGCGGCGCAAATCGCGATACAAGCGTAGTCCCAGTACATCGCGCAGCGCCTCATCGGTTTCTTCACGCGCCATGAAGCGAACATCAGGATCAGACGCGTAAGCTTCGATGGGCAGGTCCAATGTGCTCGCGACGGCCTGCGTTAGCTGATCATGCCGGAGGCCGGTATCTCCACAATTCTCTACCGCCTGGCATAGAGCAGCCCGAATCAAGCTGGTCTCGATGAAATCATTGAAGTGTCCCGCTTGAAGAGCTGCATCCTGGCGGTTATCAGTAAAACTAAGCAGTTTGCGTGCTTTGGGTTCCAGATAGCCTTCATGCTGCAATTGGCGGATCGTCGCCAGGCTGAGAATCGTTGTGGAAGTGCTTCTGCCTCCGGCGCTTAGGGTTGTTAATTTGGCATAATCAGATTTCGCGCGACTACTATACGCCGCCCCACATTCAAGGCAAAAAGTAAACGGCGCATGCATCAAAACTACAGATTGACCATCGCTGGATTCTTTGCCATCTGTGCCGATCCGAATATATTTGGGCAATTTTTTCTTACGACTTTTCAGAACGCGCGTTTCGCCCCGATGGATTTCCAACCAGTCATCCGGCAGACGATCCATAATTTCATCTTCGGCGCGCGGCCAGGGGTTGTCAGTGTTTAGATATAAATAGGCCGGTTGGCTTTCATCATCCCGGAGGTAATTGGTATATTCGCGAGGTAAGAATTCACGTTCATCCTCACCAAAGGCTCGCACGCTGTAATATTCTTGTCCACATTCGCGGCAAAATACCACTGGTAGCATGATTTTTGAGCGATCTCCAGGTTTGAATTGTTGATAATTCACAGAGATATGCCGCTCAATTGGATTTTCTAACGTCGCGTAAACGGTATCACCGGGGCTGATGAATTGGTGCAGCCGAAAAGCGAAAAGCGGGAAATCAGTACTGGGATTGATGATCCGATACCCGGCTGAAAGACAATCCATGATGAGATTTTCACAATCTTCGACGGGCAAGGATGTTATTTGGGCTAAGTCTTGCGCAGCCCCTTGTTTGCCTGTAATGCTTCTTGGAATCGCTCGGATTAGACGACCATTTTCTAGTTCTTGAGAGATACCGAAGGTTGATTCCACCCAGATTGCCAGGGGGTCATCGACGAACTCTTCAAATCGTTTTGGGAATTCATAGGACGGCTTGATTTGCTGGCGTAAGATCGCGCTAAACTCAGCGCTCCCAATTGGCGCGTCCACTGTGGTGCGTGTAAGAGTCTCTCCTATGATGTGCTCAGGATGAAATCGATCGCCAAAAAATAAAGAAGCTAATTCCGATATCGCTGCTTGCTGATCATCAAACGTTGTCCCACTCGATAAGGTGGCGGATGTGCCAATGCACTGCATGGATGGAGATTCGACGGCATCACGCAATCGGCGCATCAACATGGCAACATCTGCGCCCTGACGGCCCCGATAAGTATGCAATTCATCTAATACTAAAAATTGGAGTCCTTTCGCAGATCGAATAATACTGCCTCGATCTTCAGGGCGGGTCAGGAGCAATTCCAGCATAACATAATTAGTCAACAATATATCGGGAGGGTTGGCTCGAATGGCGTTGCGCTGCTCATCAGATTCCTGGCCAGTAAATCGAGCAAACCGCACAGGACCGATATTGTCCGGATAGCCAAGATTGATATATTTTTCCAATTCACCTAATTGGCTATTGGCCAGGGCATTCATCGGGTAGACAATAATCGCCTTAATGCCTTTGCCGCTACCTTGTTTCAAAATATGATCGACAATCGGAATAATATAGGCCAGTGATTTCCCCGATCCGGTGCCTGTCGTCAATATATAATTGTGTTGCCTGGCTGCTATTCGAACTGCTTCGTCCTGGTGTTTGTGTAAACGTAGGGTTTTTTCTTTAGCTGTGCCTTTGTTGATCCGAAATATTTTCGAACATTCCGGATGCAATATGCCCTCTGCAACAAATTCATCAATCGAGTGCCCAGGCATAAAAGATGGATTCAATTGAATCAGAGGATCAGGCCATAGTATCCCCTCTGAAATGCTTTTATCAATATATTCTCGGATGCGCTGATCCCGAATCGTGATGAAGCTGGATATATAGTCAGCGTATTCACTCACTAAGGCATTACGAAGATTAAATACATCCATATGTTGGTACCTCGCTAGAGATGCCCCTTGGTATTTTTACAAATTGATATTGTCCAAGCTTGCGAATGCGCATTTTTCTTCTAATCCCCTTGCGTCTTATGAACCCCTTCGGTAGAATACATTCGCCGAGGCGTCCTATAACGCTGAGGCCACTCCTCGCGGGCAGCAATCCTGGCGAGGTTTATTCTTCTTCAAAAGTATATCACGGGGTTATCGCACTCAGTTCGTTTGATGACATTTTGTCATGATTGGAACTAGCAATTTACCATCAATTAGCCTACTTCTGCCGCGTTTGCCCGCGAATATAGAACTGCCCGACCACGCTTCCCCACCTGGACAATTTCGTCAATCTCCCGCAGGCAGTACACCATCTTTTGTGCCAGACGACGCGGGGCATTCAGGGCTTTTGCCAAATCCAGGGTGGTGAATTCGTCGGGTAATTCCGCGGGCAGCAAGGCACTCAGGTCCGATGGTTGTTCATAGACATACTGCGCTACCACTTCCAAAAGCCGCCGTTCGACCGTCACCCAGCCTGCATTGCGTCTGCGTTTTT
This is a stretch of genomic DNA from Chloroflexota bacterium. It encodes these proteins:
- a CDS encoding DEAD/DEAH box helicase, which codes for MDVFNLRNALVSEYADYISSFITIRDQRIREYIDKSISEGILWPDPLIQLNPSFMPGHSIDEFVAEGILHPECSKIFRINKGTAKEKTLRLHKHQDEAVRIAARQHNYILTTGTGSGKSLAYIIPIVDHILKQGSGKGIKAIIVYPMNALANSQLGELEKYINLGYPDNIGPVRFARFTGQESDEQRNAIRANPPDILLTNYVMLELLLTRPEDRGSIIRSAKGLQFLVLDELHTYRGRQGADVAMLMRRLRDAVESPSMQCIGTSATLSSGTTFDDQQAAISELASLFFGDRFHPEHIIGETLTRTTVDAPIGSAEFSAILRQQIKPSYEFPKRFEEFVDDPLAIWVESTFGISQELENGRLIRAIPRSITGKQGAAQDLAQITSLPVEDCENLIMDCLSAGYRIINPSTDFPLFAFRLHQFISPGDTVYATLENPIERHISVNYQQFKPGDRSKIMLPVVFCRECGQEYYSVRAFGEDEREFLPREYTNYLRDDESQPAYLYLNTDNPWPRAEDEIMDRLPDDWLEIHRGETRVLKSRKKKLPKYIRIGTDGKESSDGQSVVLMHAPFTFCLECGAAYSSRAKSDYAKLTTLSAGGRSTSTTILSLATIRQLQHEGYLEPKARKLLSFTDNRQDAALQAGHFNDFIETSLIRAALCQAVENCGDTGLRHDQLTQAVASTLDLPIEAYASDPDVRFMAREETDEALRDVLGLRLYRDLRRGWRVMTPNLEQCGLLQIQYLSLEDVCAADDVWENKHPALTTASATTRQKVAQTLLDYMRRELAIQVSYLDRNALERIQQRSQQRLISPWAIDENEKPESAAILYPRSRKASDYGGNVYLSARGGFGLFLNRPGTFDAYNQKLDLVNREQIIRDLLDALRIAGIVEKVDQPATEDDVGGFQLKAAAIIWKASDGSTPFHDPIRMPQLPESGGNANPFFVRFYKSVLDDLKGLRAREHTAQVPYDKRELRENEFRAGKLPIMYCSPTMELGIDISQLNVVNMRNVPPTPANYAQRSGRAGRSGQPALVFTYCAKGSPHDQYFFKRQARMVAGVVQPPRIELANDDLLQAHIHAIWLAETHQKLGQSLKDILELAGDPPSLDLIAEIKDALADASAISRTRQRSAGMISNLEANLSDTDWYSQDWLNKVLIQIPERFQAACERWRDLYRAALKQKQQQERIISDASRPALDRDRARRLRREAESQIELLLDSKNIAQSDFYSYRYFASEGFLPGYNFPRLPLSAYIPARRVRTDEGEYLSRPRFMAISEFGPRSIVYHEGSRYVINRVIMQISDKESDDELLATERVKMCPACGYLHPIITGDGLDLCERCKEPLTNYLSSLYRMQNVSTKRRDRINSDEEERFRLGYEIQTAMRFHHDNGEMQIQQAEIVSADGGIPLAKLAYGDAATIWRINLGWRHRQEQSQPGFVLDLEQGYWKNNTALEDDAEDPMGNRTKRVIPYVEDHKNSLLFEPAEALEVEQMASLTAAIKKAIQVVYQLEDSELAAEALPSGDERRVILFYEAAEGGAGVLRQLIKDPTAFIAIARTALEICHFDPETGIDQQKAQHAEEECEAACYDCLLSYYNQRDHRLLDRKVIRELLMEYRDAIVKTSPGNVVRDDHYQHLRNLCQSELEEKWLSYAQSKHYRLPSKAQHLIGECSTRPDFVYEDDYAVIYVDGYHHLDENRQHRDRDQQNCLENMGYSVIRFGILNDWDAIFIEHGYLFGHGQ